The Wansuia hejianensis genomic interval TAGGGGAAAGCGTGATGCAATATGGAAAGTATGCTTGACATTTTATGTTAAAAGATGTATAGTCTGTTTACGGAAAGTAAACTTTCCTTTTGGAGGTGGTGCGGGTTTGAAGAACCGGTTGGAGGAGATAAGAAAATTAAAGGGTATCAAACAGGAAGAGCTGGCATCGGTGTTGGGAGTGTCCCGGCAGACGATCGGGTCGCTGGAAAATGGACGTTACAATCCCTCAATCATTCTGGCCTTTAAGATCGCCCGCTATTTCCGCATGAGCATCGAAGACATATTCATTTATGAGGAGGAAGGCGTATGAACAGAAAAGTGACAGATTATGCGATGATCACCGCCGGAGCGCTGCTGCTGGCTGGAGGCTTCTGTATGCTGGTATTATTTACTGGTGCCAGTGGTTTTTTACAGGTCCTTCCCTATCTTTTAATAGGTATTGGCTGCGGGATATTCAGCCAGGGAGTTGGCAACGTACTCGGGCGCCGGATGCTTAAGAAAAATCCGGAGATCATAAGACAAATTGAGATAGAGACAAAAGACGAACGGAACCTTGCGATCAGCTATAAAGCGAAGGCAAAGGCGTATGACCTGCAAAAATATATTTTCGGCGCTCTCCTGATCGTATTTGCTGCGATGAGATTTCCGCTGGCGGCGGTGCTGCTCCTTTTGGGGGCTTACCTGTTTGTCATGGCCTATGCGGTTTACTGCCGGTTTAAGATTGAAAAAGAAATGTAATTAACGATTATAAGCATCAGAGTATTTGTGCGGCGGTGCAATGCATTCCGCATATGGTTAAGGGAGAGAGAAATCGGGTATGGGAAAGATTTTTTATATTATAGGAAAAAGTGCATCCGGAAAAGACCACATCTATGAAGCGCTGCTGGCTGAAAAAGATCTGAAACTGGCGCAGGTCATCCTCTATACTACCAGGCCGATCCGCAGCGGAGAACAGAACGGCCGGGAATATTATTTTACTGATGAACTGAAGCTGGTCCAGCTCCGGCTGTCAGGAAAGCTGATAGAGGAACGGGTATATGACACAGTTTATGGCCCGTGGTATTATTTTACGGCAGACGAAGGCCAGTTCCGCCTGGATTGCCAGGATTATATCGGAATAGGGACACTGGAATCCTACGAGAAGATAAAAGGATACTTCGGTGAAGATAAGGTCTGCCCGCTGTATATTGAGACCGAAGACGGCATCCGCCTGAAACGCGCGATCCAGAGAGAAGAAAAACAGCCGGAGCCCAAATACGCAGAAATGTGCCGCCGGTACCTGGCGGACTGCGAGGACTTCTCAGAAGAAAAAATACAGGCTGCAGGTATCAGACGCAGGTTCCTGAATAATGGGGAATTGTCACAATGCCTGCAGGAAATAAAGGCATATCTATTGCTTCAAATTGGACGGTGAGGGGGTATCCCCCCTTTGCCGCTCTTTTCCCTGGAAATTATTTAATAAAAAAACGGCTGTATCTTGTTTGAAAATTATGATATACTGTACTGTGTAATCTTACAGGGAGGTGATTGAATGATGGAGCAGGGGGAATTGACAGGGTTTGACGGCGTAGTTGGACATGAGGAAATTATATCCCATCTCCAGAACGCAATCCGATTAGGCAAGGTATCCCATGCCTATATATTTGGCGGAGAACATGGATCAGGCAAGAAGCTGCTGGCTTCTCTGTTTGCTATGACGCTGCAATGCCAGGAACACGGAATCGAGCCTTGCATGAAATGTGCATCCTGTAAGAAAGCTTTGAATAAGAACCATCCCGATATCATAAACATCACCCATGAGAAGCCTAATTCTATTGGAATCGACGAGATCCGGGATCAGTTGATTAACGACGTAGGTATCAAGCCGTATGAAAGCCCTTACAAGATCTATATTGTAAATGATGCCGACAAGCTGACGCTCCAGGCTCAGAACGCTCTTTTGAAGACGATAGAAGAGCCTCCGGCCTATGCGGTCGTCATGCTTTTGGCAGACAATCCGGACGCACTGCTGCCGACGATCACTTCCAGATGTGTGATCCTCAGCCTGAAGCCGGTGGGGGACCGTCTGGTGAAGGACTACCTGATGGACAGGATGCACATTCCGGACTATCAGGCAGAGGTACAGGCCTCTTTTGCGCAGGGGAATGTCGGCAAGGCCCAGCAGATGGCCAATTCCGCTGAATTTACGGAGCTGACGGAGAATGCGCTCCGCATCCTGAAGCATTCCAGGGAGATGGAAGTCTATGAGCTTGTGGATGCGATTAAAATAATGTCGGCGGAAAAACAGAACATATATGATTATCTGGATTTGTTCACCATGTGGTTCAGGGATGTGCTGCTTTTTAAAGCGACTAAGGAAGTGGATAATCTCGTCTTCAAAGAGGAGATCAATTATATTAAGGAACGGGCGTCTGTCAGCTCCTATGAGGGGCTGGAGCAGATCATTGACGCCATTCATATGGCAGACAGCCGCCTCCGTGCCAATGTCAATTTTGACCTTGTAATGGAGCTTCTGTTCCTGACAATTAGGGAGAATTAGGAATGATAAAGATCATTGGAGTCAGATTTCGGAACGTGGGCAAGGTATATTACTTCGATCCGAAAGCGCTGGATATTAAAATGGGAGACCATGTAATTGTTGAGACCGCCAGAGGCGTGGAATATGGCATGGTGGTCCTGGGCCCGAAAGAGGTGGAGGAGTCCAGAATCGTGCAGCCGCTGAAAGAGGTCATCCGCGTTGCGACGCCGAAGGATAAGTCCAAGGAAGAGACCAACAGAAGAAAAGAAAAAGAGGCCTTTCAGATCTGCCTGAAGAAGATTGCAGACCGGAAGCTGGATATGAAACTGATCGACGCAGAATACACCTTTGACAACAGCAAGGTGCTCTTCTATTTTACCG includes:
- a CDS encoding helix-turn-helix transcriptional regulator, with protein sequence MKNRLEEIRKLKGIKQEELASVLGVSRQTIGSLENGRYNPSIILAFKIARYFRMSIEDIFIYEEEGV
- a CDS encoding nucleoside/nucleotide kinase family protein — encoded protein: MGKIFYIIGKSASGKDHIYEALLAEKDLKLAQVILYTTRPIRSGEQNGREYYFTDELKLVQLRLSGKLIEERVYDTVYGPWYYFTADEGQFRLDCQDYIGIGTLESYEKIKGYFGEDKVCPLYIETEDGIRLKRAIQREEKQPEPKYAEMCRRYLADCEDFSEEKIQAAGIRRRFLNNGELSQCLQEIKAYLLLQIGR
- a CDS encoding DNA polymerase III subunit, coding for MMEQGELTGFDGVVGHEEIISHLQNAIRLGKVSHAYIFGGEHGSGKKLLASLFAMTLQCQEHGIEPCMKCASCKKALNKNHPDIINITHEKPNSIGIDEIRDQLINDVGIKPYESPYKIYIVNDADKLTLQAQNALLKTIEEPPAYAVVMLLADNPDALLPTITSRCVILSLKPVGDRLVKDYLMDRMHIPDYQAEVQASFAQGNVGKAQQMANSAEFTELTENALRILKHSREMEVYELVDAIKIMSAEKQNIYDYLDLFTMWFRDVLLFKATKEVDNLVFKEEINYIKERASVSSYEGLEQIIDAIHMADSRLRANVNFDLVMELLFLTIREN